The following coding sequences are from one Microtus pennsylvanicus isolate mMicPen1 chromosome 1, mMicPen1.hap1, whole genome shotgun sequence window:
- the Tbx1 gene encoding T-box transcription factor TBX1 isoform X1 yields the protein MDARSPLSTRASAFSIASLVAAEASEGAAHRGPRPSDRAKPRRLPGSPAGMHFSTVTRDMEAFAASSLSGLGAPSPGADPFGPREPPPPRYDPCAAGPGAPGPPPPRAYPFAPAPGAASSSAAEPEGPGATRAAAAKAPVKKNPKVASVSVQLEMKALWDEFNQLGTEMIVTKAGRRMFPTFQVKLFGMDPMADYMLLMDFVPVDDKRYRYAFHSSSWLVAGKADPATPGRVHYHPDSPAKGAQWMKQIVSFDKLKLTNNLLDDNGHIILNSMHRYQPRFHVVYVDPRKDSEKYAEENFKTFVFEETRFTAVTAYQNHRITQLKIASNPFAKGFRDCDPEDWPRNHRPGTLPLVSAFARSRNPVASPTQPNGAEKDASEARREFDRDSGPTALGDAAHPPQLLARVLSPALPGSGGLVPLPGASGGRHSPPHPELRLEAPGASEPLHHHPYKYPAAAYDHYLGAKSRPAPYPLPGLRGHGYHPHAHPHAHPHHHHHPAVNPAAAAAAAAAAAANVYSSAAAPPGAYDYCPR from the exons ATGGACGCGCGGAGCCCGCTGTCTACCCGGGCCAGCGCGTTCAGCATCGCCTCTCTTGTTGCAGCCGAGGCCTCGGAGGGCGCCGCCCACCGGGGCCCTAGGCCCTCGGACCGGGCGAAACCTCGCCGGCTACCAGGATCCCCAGCCGGGATGCACTTCAGCACAGTCACCAGGGACATGGAAG CCTTTGCGGCCAGCAGCCTGAGCGGCCTGGGAGCCCCGTCGCCTGGCGCCGACCCGTTCGGCCCGCGCGAACCTCCACCACCGCGCTACGACCCGTGCGCCGCCGGCCCCGGTGCCCCGGGCCCGCCGCCGCCGCGCGCCTACCCGTTCGCGCCCGCCCCCGGGGCGGCCAGCAGCTCGGCGGCGGAGCCCGAGGGTCCGGGGGCCAcccgcgccgccgccgccaaGGCGCCGGTGAAGAAGAACCCTAAGGTGGCCAGCGTGAGCGTGCAGCTGGAGATGAAGGCGCTGTGGGACGAATTCAATCAGCTGGGCACCGAGATGATCGTCACCAAGGCGGGAAG GCGAATGTTCCCCACTTTCCAAGTGAAGCTCTTTGGAATGGATCCCATGGCTGACTACATGCTGCTCATGGACTTTGTGCCTGTGGATGACAAGCGCTACCG GTATGCCTTTCATAGTTCCTCCTGGCTGGTGGCTGGCAAGGCAGACCCTGCCACACCTGGCCGAGTGCACTACCACCCTGACTCGCCGGCTAAGGGCGCACAGTGGATGAAGCAAATCGTGTCTTTCGACAAGCTGAAGCTGACCAATAACCTGCTGGATGACAACGGCCAT ATTATTCTCAACTCCATGCACAGATACCAGCCCCGCTTCCATGTTGTCTACGTGGACCCTCGCAAAGACAGCGAAAAGTATGCAGAGGAGAACTTTAAAACCTTTGTATTTGAGGAGACACGCTTCACTGCGGTCACCGCCTACCAGAACCACCGG ATCACGCAGCTTAAGATTGCGAGCAATCCCTTCGCCAAAGGCTTCCGGGACTGCGACCCCGAGGACTG GCCCCGGAACCACCGTCCCGGTACGCTGCCGCTTGTGAGTGCCTTTGCTCGCTCTCGGAACCCCGTGGCTTCCCCCACGCAGCCCAACGGCGCAGAGAAAG ACGCGTCCGAAGCCCGGCGAGAATTCGACCGTGACTCCGGACCCACTGCGCTCGGTGACGCCGCGCACCCTCCGCAGTTGCTGGCGCGCGTACTGAGCCCCGCACTGCCCGGGTCCGGCGGCCTCGTCCCTTTACCCGGAGCGTCCGGAGGCCGACATAGTCCCCCGCATCCCGAGCTGCGCCTAGAAGCGCCTGGTGCGTCCGAGCCGCTGCACCACCATCCCTACAAGTACCCGGCCGCCGCCTACGACCACTACCTCGGGGCCAAGAGCCGGCCGGCGCCCTATCCGCTGCCCGGCCTGCGCGGCCACGGCTACCATCCGCACGCGCACCCGCACGCGCacccgcaccaccaccaccaccccgcggTGAACCCCGCAGCCGCTGCTGCAGCCGCCGCCGCGGCCGCAGCCAACGTGTACTCGTCGGCGGCCGCGCCTCCGGGTGCCTACGACTACTGCCCCAGATAG
- the Tbx1 gene encoding T-box transcription factor TBX1 isoform X2, which produces MHFSTVTRDMEAFAASSLSGLGAPSPGADPFGPREPPPPRYDPCAAGPGAPGPPPPRAYPFAPAPGAASSSAAEPEGPGATRAAAAKAPVKKNPKVASVSVQLEMKALWDEFNQLGTEMIVTKAGRRMFPTFQVKLFGMDPMADYMLLMDFVPVDDKRYRYAFHSSSWLVAGKADPATPGRVHYHPDSPAKGAQWMKQIVSFDKLKLTNNLLDDNGHIILNSMHRYQPRFHVVYVDPRKDSEKYAEENFKTFVFEETRFTAVTAYQNHRITQLKIASNPFAKGFRDCDPEDWPRNHRPGTLPLVSAFARSRNPVASPTQPNGAEKDASEARREFDRDSGPTALGDAAHPPQLLARVLSPALPGSGGLVPLPGASGGRHSPPHPELRLEAPGASEPLHHHPYKYPAAAYDHYLGAKSRPAPYPLPGLRGHGYHPHAHPHAHPHHHHHPAVNPAAAAAAAAAAAANVYSSAAAPPGAYDYCPR; this is translated from the exons ATGCACTTCAGCACAGTCACCAGGGACATGGAAG CCTTTGCGGCCAGCAGCCTGAGCGGCCTGGGAGCCCCGTCGCCTGGCGCCGACCCGTTCGGCCCGCGCGAACCTCCACCACCGCGCTACGACCCGTGCGCCGCCGGCCCCGGTGCCCCGGGCCCGCCGCCGCCGCGCGCCTACCCGTTCGCGCCCGCCCCCGGGGCGGCCAGCAGCTCGGCGGCGGAGCCCGAGGGTCCGGGGGCCAcccgcgccgccgccgccaaGGCGCCGGTGAAGAAGAACCCTAAGGTGGCCAGCGTGAGCGTGCAGCTGGAGATGAAGGCGCTGTGGGACGAATTCAATCAGCTGGGCACCGAGATGATCGTCACCAAGGCGGGAAG GCGAATGTTCCCCACTTTCCAAGTGAAGCTCTTTGGAATGGATCCCATGGCTGACTACATGCTGCTCATGGACTTTGTGCCTGTGGATGACAAGCGCTACCG GTATGCCTTTCATAGTTCCTCCTGGCTGGTGGCTGGCAAGGCAGACCCTGCCACACCTGGCCGAGTGCACTACCACCCTGACTCGCCGGCTAAGGGCGCACAGTGGATGAAGCAAATCGTGTCTTTCGACAAGCTGAAGCTGACCAATAACCTGCTGGATGACAACGGCCAT ATTATTCTCAACTCCATGCACAGATACCAGCCCCGCTTCCATGTTGTCTACGTGGACCCTCGCAAAGACAGCGAAAAGTATGCAGAGGAGAACTTTAAAACCTTTGTATTTGAGGAGACACGCTTCACTGCGGTCACCGCCTACCAGAACCACCGG ATCACGCAGCTTAAGATTGCGAGCAATCCCTTCGCCAAAGGCTTCCGGGACTGCGACCCCGAGGACTG GCCCCGGAACCACCGTCCCGGTACGCTGCCGCTTGTGAGTGCCTTTGCTCGCTCTCGGAACCCCGTGGCTTCCCCCACGCAGCCCAACGGCGCAGAGAAAG ACGCGTCCGAAGCCCGGCGAGAATTCGACCGTGACTCCGGACCCACTGCGCTCGGTGACGCCGCGCACCCTCCGCAGTTGCTGGCGCGCGTACTGAGCCCCGCACTGCCCGGGTCCGGCGGCCTCGTCCCTTTACCCGGAGCGTCCGGAGGCCGACATAGTCCCCCGCATCCCGAGCTGCGCCTAGAAGCGCCTGGTGCGTCCGAGCCGCTGCACCACCATCCCTACAAGTACCCGGCCGCCGCCTACGACCACTACCTCGGGGCCAAGAGCCGGCCGGCGCCCTATCCGCTGCCCGGCCTGCGCGGCCACGGCTACCATCCGCACGCGCACCCGCACGCGCacccgcaccaccaccaccaccccgcggTGAACCCCGCAGCCGCTGCTGCAGCCGCCGCCGCGGCCGCAGCCAACGTGTACTCGTCGGCGGCCGCGCCTCCGGGTGCCTACGACTACTGCCCCAGATAG